From a single Bacillus gobiensis genomic region:
- a CDS encoding tRNA (adenine(22)-N(1))-methyltransferase encodes MNETKLSKRLETVALMLNEGCTFADIGSDHAYLPCYAVLNGIALKAIAGEISEGPYQSAVSQVIKSKLDSKISVRKGNGLEILTPGEVQCVTIAGMGGSLIAQILENGKDKLTGSERLVLQPNIHSHHVRTWLYKEHYEILQETILEEDDKIYEVIAAEKGDRDRPYQSIMFEAGILTGPLLAKEKNDVFRKKWSFELEHLNTIYTSVKKAADSETNREKMKEILTQINLIEEVLSHV; translated from the coding sequence ATGAATGAAACGAAATTATCGAAAAGGCTTGAAACGGTGGCGTTAATGCTCAATGAAGGCTGTACATTTGCCGATATCGGCTCCGATCATGCGTATTTACCTTGCTACGCTGTGTTGAACGGCATAGCTTTAAAGGCTATAGCTGGTGAGATATCAGAGGGCCCTTATCAATCGGCAGTCTCTCAAGTGATAAAATCTAAGCTGGATTCAAAAATTTCCGTAAGAAAAGGAAACGGCCTTGAAATATTAACGCCCGGAGAAGTTCAATGTGTGACAATTGCAGGTATGGGAGGCTCATTAATCGCCCAAATTTTAGAAAATGGAAAAGATAAGCTGACAGGATCGGAACGGCTCGTACTTCAGCCCAACATTCATTCTCATCACGTGAGAACGTGGCTGTATAAAGAACATTACGAGATTCTGCAAGAAACGATTCTTGAAGAAGATGATAAAATTTATGAGGTTATTGCTGCGGAAAAAGGGGATAGAGACCGTCCTTACCAATCCATTATGTTTGAAGCGGGGATTTTAACAGGTCCGTTATTGGCAAAGGAAAAGAATGATGTTTTTCGAAAAAAATGGTCTTTTGAACTTGAGCACTTAAACACCATCTATACCTCAGTCAAAAAAGCAGCAGATTCAGAAACAAACAGAGAAAAGATGAAAGAAATACTTACGCAAATCAATCTAATTGAGGAGGTTCTGTCACATGTCTAA
- the cccA gene encoding cytochrome c550: protein MKRNPLIPFLFIALIGIGLVFVLSIKGLGDEREIASGGKEPAKEENANASPEEIYKQSCVSCHGENYEGVSGPSLKGVGEKRDVGGIKEKIQNGGGGMPAGLVPEEKLDEMAKWVSEIK from the coding sequence ATGAAACGCAATCCGTTGATACCATTTTTATTTATTGCCTTGATAGGAATTGGCTTAGTTTTCGTTTTATCAATTAAGGGGTTAGGAGATGAAAGAGAAATAGCAAGTGGAGGGAAGGAGCCTGCAAAAGAGGAAAATGCAAACGCTTCACCTGAAGAAATATACAAGCAAAGCTGCGTCAGCTGCCACGGGGAAAATTATGAAGGGGTATCTGGCCCCAGCTTGAAGGGTGTCGGCGAGAAAAGGGACGTTGGAGGTATCAAAGAAAAGATACAAAATGGCGGAGGCGGCATGCCGGCTGGACTGGTTCCGGAAGAAAAGCTGGATGAAATGGCAAAATGGGTTTCAGAGATCAAGTAA
- the rpoD gene encoding RNA polymerase sigma factor RpoD, protein MADKQTHETETEFTFEQIRDQLTEVGKKRGVLTYEEIAERMSSFEIESDQMDEYYEFLGEQGVELISENEETQDPDVQQLAKEEEFDLNDLSVPPGVKINDPVRMYLKEIGRVNLLSAKEEITYAKKIEEGDEESKRRLAEANLRLVVSIAKRYVGRGMLFLDLIQEGNMGLMKAVEKFDYRKGYKFSTYATWWIRQAITRAIADQARTIRIPVHMVETINKLIRVQRQLLQDLGREPFPEEIAEDMDLTPEKVREILKIAQEPVSLETPIGEEDDSHLGDFIEDQEATSPSDHAAYELLKEQLEDVLDTLTDREENVLRLRFGLDDGRTRTLEEVGKVFGVTRERIRQIEAKALRKLRHPSRSKRLKDFLE, encoded by the coding sequence ATGGCTGATAAACAAACGCACGAAACTGAAACTGAATTCACGTTTGAGCAGATAAGAGATCAGTTGACAGAGGTGGGGAAAAAACGTGGAGTTTTGACATATGAGGAAATTGCCGAGCGTATGTCAAGTTTCGAAATTGAATCAGACCAAATGGATGAATATTATGAATTTTTAGGTGAGCAAGGTGTTGAATTAATAAGCGAGAATGAGGAGACTCAAGATCCTGACGTCCAACAGCTTGCCAAAGAAGAAGAGTTTGACTTAAATGATCTAAGCGTTCCTCCGGGAGTCAAAATAAATGATCCAGTCCGTATGTATTTGAAAGAAATTGGCCGGGTAAATTTGTTATCTGCAAAAGAAGAAATTACCTATGCCAAAAAAATAGAAGAGGGCGATGAAGAATCAAAACGACGCCTGGCAGAAGCGAACCTGAGATTGGTTGTAAGTATTGCAAAGCGATACGTTGGCCGAGGCATGCTCTTCTTGGATCTCATCCAAGAAGGAAACATGGGCTTAATGAAAGCCGTTGAAAAATTCGATTACCGTAAAGGCTACAAGTTCAGTACGTATGCGACATGGTGGATCAGGCAGGCAATTACAAGAGCGATTGCTGATCAAGCCAGAACGATTCGGATTCCTGTCCATATGGTAGAAACGATTAATAAGCTGATACGTGTACAAAGACAGCTTCTTCAAGATCTTGGACGTGAGCCTTTCCCAGAAGAAATTGCAGAAGACATGGATCTTACGCCTGAAAAAGTTCGTGAGATCTTAAAAATTGCTCAAGAGCCAGTTTCGTTGGAAACTCCAATTGGCGAAGAAGACGACTCTCATTTAGGCGATTTTATTGAAGACCAAGAAGCGACTTCTCCATCTGATCATGCAGCTTACGAGCTGTTGAAAGAACAGCTTGAAGATGTTTTAGACACATTGACCGACCGGGAAGAAAACGTTCTTCGCCTGCGTTTTGGCCTTGATGATGGAAGAACACGCACGCTTGAAGAAGTTGGCAAGGTATTTGGCGTTACAAGAGAACGGATTCGCCAAATTGAAGCCAAAGCTCTTCGTAAGCTTAGACATCCAAGCAGAAGCAAACGATTGAAAGACTTTTTAGAATAG